The following proteins come from a genomic window of Pseudomonas sp. WJP1:
- a CDS encoding carboxyl transferase domain-containing protein, which yields MAILHTQLNPRSAEFATNSAAMLKQVDALHTLLAQVAQGGGPKAQERHTSRGKLLPRERINRLLDPGSPFLEISQLAAYEVYGEDVPAAGVIAGIGRVEGVECMIVANDATVKGGSYYPLTVKKHLRAQTIAQQNRLPCIYLVDSGGANLPRQDEVFPDREHFGRIFFNQANMSAQGIPQIAVVMGSCTAGGAYVPAMADEAIMVREQATIFLAGPPLVKAATGEVVSAEDLGGADVHCKISGVADHYAESDEHALAIARRSVANLNWHKQGEVQQRTPIAPLYASDELYGIVPADAKQPFDVREVIARLVDGSVFDEFKALFGTTLVCGFAYLHGYPIAILANNGILFAEAAQKGAHFIELACQRGIPLLFLQNITGFMVGQKYEAGGIAKHGAKLVTAVACAKVPKFTVIIGGSFGAGNYGMCGRAYDPRFLWMWPNARIGVMGAEQAAGVLVQVKREQAERGGHGFSAEQEAEIKQPILDQYEEQGHPYYSSARLWDDGVIDPAQTRDVLALALSASLNAPIEPSRFGVFRM from the coding sequence ATGGCTATCCTGCATACCCAGCTCAACCCCCGTTCGGCGGAGTTCGCGACCAACAGCGCGGCGATGCTCAAACAGGTCGACGCCCTGCACACCCTGCTGGCCCAAGTGGCACAAGGTGGCGGCCCGAAAGCGCAAGAACGCCACACCTCCCGGGGCAAACTGCTGCCCCGCGAGCGCATCAACCGCCTGCTCGACCCGGGTTCGCCGTTTCTGGAGATCAGCCAACTGGCGGCCTACGAGGTGTACGGCGAAGACGTTCCCGCCGCTGGCGTGATTGCCGGGATCGGTCGCGTGGAAGGCGTCGAATGCATGATCGTCGCCAACGATGCCACGGTGAAAGGTGGTTCCTACTACCCGCTGACGGTGAAAAAGCACCTGCGCGCGCAGACCATCGCCCAACAGAATCGCCTGCCCTGCATCTACCTGGTGGATTCCGGCGGCGCCAACCTGCCGCGCCAGGATGAAGTGTTTCCGGACCGTGAGCACTTCGGGCGGATCTTCTTCAACCAGGCCAACATGAGCGCCCAGGGCATCCCGCAGATCGCCGTGGTCATGGGCTCTTGCACCGCGGGCGGCGCCTATGTGCCGGCCATGGCCGACGAGGCCATCATGGTGCGCGAGCAAGCGACCATCTTCCTCGCCGGCCCGCCACTGGTGAAAGCCGCGACCGGCGAAGTGGTCAGCGCCGAAGACCTGGGCGGGGCCGATGTGCACTGCAAGATTTCCGGTGTGGCCGATCATTACGCCGAGAGCGATGAACACGCGTTGGCCATTGCCCGCCGCAGCGTCGCCAATCTCAACTGGCACAAGCAGGGTGAAGTGCAGCAACGCACGCCGATCGCCCCACTGTATGCCAGCGACGAGCTGTACGGCATCGTACCGGCCGATGCCAAGCAACCGTTCGACGTGCGCGAAGTCATCGCGCGGCTGGTGGACGGTTCGGTGTTCGACGAGTTCAAGGCCTTGTTCGGGACCACGCTGGTGTGCGGTTTTGCCTACCTGCACGGTTACCCGATCGCGATCCTGGCCAACAACGGCATCCTGTTCGCCGAAGCGGCACAGAAAGGCGCGCACTTCATCGAGCTGGCCTGTCAGCGCGGCATCCCGCTGCTGTTCCTGCAGAACATCACCGGTTTCATGGTCGGCCAGAAATACGAAGCCGGCGGCATCGCCAAGCACGGCGCGAAACTGGTGACCGCCGTGGCCTGCGCCAAGGTGCCGAAGTTCACCGTGATCATCGGCGGCAGCTTCGGTGCCGGCAACTACGGCATGTGTGGTCGGGCCTACGATCCGCGCTTCCTGTGGATGTGGCCGAACGCGCGCATCGGCGTGATGGGTGCCGAACAGGCGGCCGGCGTGCTGGTGCAGGTCAAGCGCGAGCAGGCCGAGCGCGGTGGTCATGGTTTCAGCGCCGAGCAGGAAGCCGAGATCAAGCAACCGATCCTCGATCAGTATGAAGAACAGGGCCACCCTTACTATTCCAGCGCTCGCTTGTGGGACGACGGCGTCATCGACCCGGCCCAGACCCGCGACGTCCTGGCACTGGCCTTGTCCGCGTCGTTGAACGCGCCAATCGAACCGAGCCGC
- a CDS encoding isovaleryl-CoA dehydrogenase translates to MSYPSLNFALGETIDMLRDQVQSFVAKEIAPRAAQIDIDNLFPADLWRKFGDMGLLGITVPEEYGGAGLGYLAHVVAMEEISRGSASVALSYGAHSNLCVNQINRNGNHEQKSKYLPKLISGEHIGALAMSEPNAGSDVVSMKLRADKRGDHYVLNGSKTWITNGPDANTYVIYAKTDLEKGPHGITAFIVERDWKGFSRSNKFDKLGMRGSNTCELFFDDVEVPEENILGVLNGGVKVLMSGLDYERVVLSGGPTGIMQACMDLIVPYIHDRKQFGQSIGEFQLIQGKVADMYTQLNASRAYLYAVAQACERGETTRKDAAGVILYSAERATQMALDAIQILGGNGYINEFPAGRLLRDAKLYEIGAGTSEIRRMLIGRELFNETR, encoded by the coding sequence ATGAGCTACCCATCCCTGAACTTTGCCCTCGGTGAAACCATCGACATGCTGCGCGATCAGGTCCAGTCCTTCGTCGCCAAGGAGATCGCCCCGCGCGCCGCCCAGATCGACATCGACAACCTGTTCCCCGCTGACCTGTGGCGCAAATTCGGCGACATGGGCCTGCTGGGCATTACCGTGCCGGAAGAGTACGGCGGTGCCGGCCTGGGTTACCTGGCGCACGTGGTCGCGATGGAAGAAATCAGCCGTGGCTCGGCCTCTGTGGCCCTGTCCTATGGCGCGCACTCCAACCTCTGCGTCAACCAGATCAACCGCAATGGCAACCACGAACAGAAATCCAAATACCTGCCGAAGCTGATCAGCGGCGAACACATCGGCGCCCTGGCCATGAGTGAGCCGAACGCCGGTTCCGACGTGGTCTCGATGAAGTTGCGTGCCGACAAACGCGGCGATCACTACGTGCTCAACGGCAGCAAGACCTGGATCACCAACGGTCCGGACGCCAACACCTATGTGATCTACGCCAAGACCGATCTGGAAAAAGGCCCGCACGGCATCACCGCCTTCATCGTCGAGCGCGACTGGAAAGGCTTCAGCCGCAGCAACAAGTTCGACAAGCTCGGCATGCGCGGCTCGAACACCTGCGAGCTGTTCTTCGATGACGTGGAAGTGCCAGAAGAGAACATCCTCGGCGTACTCAACGGCGGCGTGAAGGTATTGATGAGCGGCCTCGACTATGAGCGCGTCGTACTCTCCGGCGGCCCGACCGGGATCATGCAGGCCTGCATGGACCTGATCGTGCCGTACATCCACGACCGCAAGCAGTTCGGCCAGAGCATCGGCGAGTTCCAGCTGATCCAGGGCAAGGTCGCCGACATGTACACCCAGCTCAATGCCAGCCGCGCCTACCTGTACGCCGTGGCCCAGGCCTGTGAGCGCGGCGAAACCACCCGCAAGGACGCCGCCGGCGTGATCCTCTACAGCGCCGAGCGCGCCACGCAAATGGCCCTCGACGCGATCCAGATTCTCGGTGGCAACGGCTACATCAACGAATTCCCGGCAGGTCGCCTGCTGCGTGACGCCAAGCTGTACGAAATCGGCGCGGGCACCAGTGAGATCCGTCGCATGCTGATCGGCCGCGAACTGTTCAACGAAACCCGCTAA
- a CDS encoding AMP-binding protein translates to MDQPSASPQRSYTRGSQDKALLAMTIGQAFDNTVAQYPAGEALVVRHQQLRYTWRQLADEVDLHARALLALGLQAGDRLGIWAPNCAQWCITQVATAKIGVILVNINPAYRSSELEYVLKQSGCQWLVSAGAFKTSDYHAMLQGLVPELAEQSVGELHSERLPELRGVISLDAQPPKGFLPWSQLTELAGSVSVEQLQERQDSLHFDQAVNIQYTSGTTGFPKGATLSHYNILNNGYMVGESLGLGAVDRLVIPVPLYHCFGMVMGNLGCITHGSTMIYPNDAFDPLLTLSTVAEEKATALYGVPTMFIAMLDQPQRAEFDLSSLRTGIMAGATCPIEVMRRVINEMHMSEVQIAYGMTETSPVSLQTGPSDDLELRVTTVGRTQPQLESKIIDEAGNPVPRGTIGELCTRGYSVMLGYWNNPQGTAEAIDQAGWMHTGDLASMNDEGYVCIAGRNKDMIIRGGENIYPRELEEFFFTHPAVADVQVIGIPCSRYGEEIVAWIKFHPGHSATEQELQAWCKERIAHFKTPRYFKFVEEFPMTVTGKIQKFRMREISIEELRNKQG, encoded by the coding sequence ATGGATCAACCCAGTGCAAGCCCGCAACGCAGTTACACCCGTGGATCCCAGGACAAAGCCTTGTTGGCAATGACCATTGGCCAGGCGTTCGACAATACGGTCGCGCAGTACCCGGCCGGGGAGGCGCTGGTGGTGCGCCATCAACAGCTGCGCTACACCTGGCGGCAACTGGCGGATGAAGTAGACCTGCATGCCCGGGCACTATTGGCGCTGGGCCTGCAGGCCGGCGACCGCCTCGGCATCTGGGCGCCTAACTGCGCCCAATGGTGCATTACGCAGGTCGCGACCGCGAAGATCGGCGTGATTCTGGTCAACATCAACCCGGCCTATCGCAGTTCCGAACTCGAATACGTGTTGAAGCAGTCGGGCTGTCAGTGGCTGGTTAGCGCCGGGGCATTCAAGACCTCCGACTATCACGCCATGCTGCAGGGCCTGGTGCCGGAATTGGCGGAGCAATCCGTCGGCGAATTGCACAGCGAGCGCCTGCCGGAACTGCGCGGGGTGATCAGCCTTGATGCGCAGCCGCCGAAGGGTTTCCTGCCCTGGTCGCAACTGACCGAGCTGGCGGGCAGCGTATCGGTCGAGCAACTGCAGGAGCGGCAGGACAGCCTGCACTTCGATCAGGCGGTGAACATCCAGTACACCTCTGGCACGACCGGCTTCCCCAAGGGCGCGACCCTGAGCCACTACAACATTCTCAATAATGGCTATATGGTCGGCGAAAGCCTGGGCCTGGGCGCCGTCGACCGCCTGGTGATCCCGGTGCCGTTGTACCACTGCTTCGGCATGGTCATGGGCAACCTTGGTTGCATCACCCACGGCAGCACCATGATCTACCCCAATGACGCGTTTGATCCGCTGCTGACCCTCAGCACCGTCGCCGAAGAAAAAGCCACCGCGCTCTACGGTGTGCCCACTATGTTCATCGCCATGCTCGATCAGCCGCAACGCGCCGAGTTCGACCTGTCGAGCCTGCGCACCGGCATCATGGCCGGGGCGACTTGCCCGATCGAGGTGATGCGTCGCGTCATCAATGAAATGCACATGAGCGAAGTGCAGATCGCCTACGGCATGACGGAAACCAGCCCGGTGTCGTTGCAGACCGGTCCCTCGGACGACCTGGAGTTGCGCGTGACCACCGTTGGCCGTACCCAGCCACAGCTGGAAAGCAAGATCATCGACGAAGCGGGCAACCCGGTGCCCCGTGGCACCATTGGTGAGCTCTGCACTCGCGGTTACAGTGTGATGCTTGGTTACTGGAACAACCCGCAAGGCACGGCGGAGGCCATCGACCAGGCCGGCTGGATGCACACCGGCGACCTGGCCAGCATGAATGACGAGGGTTACGTGTGCATTGCCGGACGCAACAAGGACATGATCATTCGCGGTGGCGAGAACATTTATCCGCGCGAACTGGAAGAATTCTTCTTCACCCACCCGGCGGTGGCCGATGTGCAGGTGATCGGCATTCCTTGCTCGCGTTATGGTGAGGAGATCGTTGCCTGGATCAAGTTCCACCCCGGCCATAGTGCCACTGAGCAGGAGCTGCAAGCCTGGTGCAAGGAGCGCATCGCGCACTTCAAGACGCCGCGTTACTTCAAGTTCGTGGAAGAGTTTCCAATGACCGTGACCGGCAAGATCCAGAAATTCAGGATGCGCGAGATCAGCATCGAGGAGCTGCGTAACAAGCAGGGTTAG
- a CDS encoding hydroxymethylglutaryl-CoA lyase, giving the protein MSLPTHVRIVEVGPRDGLQNEAQPISVADKVQLVDALTAAGLGYIEVGSFVSPKWVPQMAGSAEVFAQIQRKAGVTYGALAPNLRGFEDALASGVKEVAVFAAASEAFSQRNINCSISESLERFVPIMEAAKQHGVSVRGYVSCVLGCPYEGDVAPEQVARVARELYAMGCYEVSLGDTIGTGTAGATRKMFEVVSADVPREKLAGHFHDTYGQAMANIYASLLEGISVFDSSIAGLGGCPYAKGASGNVATEDVVYLLNGLGIETGIDLDALILAGQQICSVLGRPTGSRVAKARSAH; this is encoded by the coding sequence ATGTCCCTCCCCACCCACGTACGCATTGTCGAAGTCGGCCCCCGCGACGGCCTGCAAAACGAAGCCCAACCCATCAGCGTCGCCGACAAGGTGCAACTGGTCGATGCTCTGACGGCGGCGGGCCTTGGCTATATAGAAGTCGGCAGTTTCGTCTCGCCCAAGTGGGTGCCACAGATGGCGGGTTCCGCCGAGGTGTTCGCGCAGATCCAGCGCAAAGCCGGCGTGACCTACGGCGCCCTCGCCCCCAACCTGCGCGGCTTTGAAGATGCCCTGGCCAGCGGCGTCAAGGAAGTCGCGGTGTTCGCCGCGGCGTCGGAAGCGTTTTCCCAGCGCAATATCAACTGCTCGATCAGCGAAAGCCTGGAGCGCTTCGTGCCCATCATGGAAGCTGCCAAACAGCATGGCGTCAGCGTGCGCGGCTACGTGTCCTGTGTGCTGGGCTGCCCCTATGAAGGTGACGTCGCGCCCGAGCAAGTCGCCCGGGTCGCACGGGAGCTTTATGCCATGGGCTGCTACGAGGTGTCGCTGGGCGACACCATCGGCACCGGCACCGCAGGCGCCACGCGCAAGATGTTCGAGGTGGTGTCGGCCGATGTGCCTCGGGAAAAACTGGCCGGGCACTTCCACGACACCTACGGCCAGGCCATGGCCAACATCTACGCCAGCCTGCTGGAAGGCATCTCGGTGTTCGACAGCTCTATCGCCGGTCTCGGTGGCTGCCCTTACGCCAAGGGCGCCAGTGGCAACGTCGCCACCGAGGACGTGGTCTACCTGCTCAACGGCCTCGGGATCGAAACCGGAATCGACCTGGATGCGCTGATCCTGGCCGGCCAGCAAATTTGTAGCGTGCTGGGACGCCCCACTGGCTCCCGTGTGGCGAAGGCCCGCAGCGCACACTGA
- a CDS encoding MerR family transcriptional regulator: protein MSSQTYSISDLARELDITTRAIRFYEEQGLLSPERRGQERIYSPRDKVSLKLILRGKRIGFSLAECRELIELYDPSSGNTKQLHSMLAKISERREQLEQQMLDIEQMKLELDTAEERCVQALEQTLKNQAIQ, encoded by the coding sequence ATGAGCAGCCAGACCTACAGCATTTCCGACCTCGCCCGCGAGCTCGACATCACCACCCGGGCCATTCGCTTCTATGAAGAACAAGGCCTGCTCAGCCCCGAGCGGCGTGGCCAGGAACGCATCTACTCACCCCGTGACAAGGTCAGCCTGAAGCTGATCCTGCGGGGCAAGCGCATCGGTTTTTCCCTGGCCGAGTGCCGCGAGCTGATCGAGCTCTACGATCCTTCCAGCGGTAACACCAAGCAACTGCACAGCATGCTGGCGAAAATCAGTGAGCGCCGGGAGCAGCTGGAACAGCAGATGCTGGATATCGAACAGATGAAACTGGAGCTTGATACGGCTGAAGAGCGCTGTGTTCAGGCGCTGGAACAAACCCTCAAGAACCAAGCGATTCAGTAG
- a CDS encoding LysR family transcriptional regulator: MNLSKVDLNLFIVFDAIYTEANLTRAGQIVGITQPAVSNALARLRETFNDPLFVRTAQGMVPTPMAQNIIGPVRNALSLLRVSVQESRIFNPLQAVKTYRISMTDLTEAVILPPLFQRLRRLAPTVIIESFLSKRRETTKELAAGRLDFAVDAPLNTDPQVRHVKLMEDRYVCAMRKGHPLAGKEKLTLDDYLGLTHIHISSRRSGLGYVDLALGKMGIQRKIALRSQHYLMASQVLQQTDMVMTVPERFARRNDLHAFYLPVNDVPPVETHLYWHESTDQDPANRWMREQMIELCQQVTAQEKKLEKV, translated from the coding sequence ATGAATCTGAGCAAGGTCGACCTCAACCTTTTCATCGTCTTCGACGCGATCTACACCGAGGCCAACCTGACCCGCGCCGGGCAGATTGTGGGGATTACCCAACCTGCGGTGTCCAACGCGCTGGCCCGCCTGCGCGAGACCTTCAACGATCCATTGTTCGTGCGCACCGCCCAGGGCATGGTGCCAACGCCCATGGCGCAAAACATCATCGGTCCGGTGCGCAATGCGCTTTCGCTGCTGCGCGTTTCGGTGCAGGAAAGCCGCATCTTCAATCCATTGCAGGCGGTCAAGACCTACCGCATCAGCATGACCGACCTCACTGAAGCGGTGATCCTGCCGCCGCTGTTCCAACGCCTGCGCCGCCTTGCGCCGACGGTGATCATCGAAAGCTTCCTGTCCAAGCGCCGCGAGACCACCAAGGAACTGGCCGCCGGGCGACTCGACTTCGCCGTGGACGCCCCGCTCAACACCGACCCGCAGGTGCGCCACGTCAAGTTGATGGAAGACCGTTACGTGTGCGCCATGCGCAAGGGGCATCCGCTGGCGGGCAAGGAAAAACTCACCCTCGATGATTACCTGGGCCTGACCCACATCCACATTTCCAGCCGTCGCAGCGGCCTGGGCTATGTCGACCTGGCCCTGGGCAAAATGGGCATCCAGCGCAAGATCGCCCTGCGCTCCCAGCACTACCTGATGGCCTCGCAAGTGCTGCAGCAGACCGACATGGTCATGACCGTGCCGGAACGCTTTGCGCGTCGCAACGATTTGCACGCCTTTTATTTGCCGGTCAACGATGTGCCGCCGGTGGAAACCCACCTCTACTGGCACGAAAGCACCGACCAGGACCCGGCGAACCGCTGGATGCGCGAGCAGATGATCGAGTTGTGCCAGCAGGTGACGGCGCAGGAGAAGAAACTGGAGAAGGTGTAA
- a CDS encoding acyl-CoA dehydrogenase: MDFAYSPKVQELRERVTAFMDTYVYPAEAVFERQVAEGDRWQPTAIMEELKLKAKAEGLWNLFLPESELGAGLTNLEYAPLAEIMGRSLLGPEPFNCSAPDTGNMEVLVRYANEEQKQRWLEPLLRGEIRSAFAMTEPDVASSDATNMAARAVRDGDEWVINGKKWWTSGACDPRCKILIFMGLSNPDAPRHAQHSMILVPVDTPGVKILRPLPVFGYDDAPHGHAEVLFENVRVPYENVLLGEGRGFEIAQGRLGPGRIHHCMRSIGMAERALELMCKRSVNRTAFGKPLARLGGNIDKIADSRMEIDMARLLTLKAAYMMDTVGNKVAKSEIAQIKVVAPNVALRVIDRAIQIHGGAGVSNDFPLAYMYAMQRTLRLADGPDEVHRAAIGKFEIGKYVPKEMLRSSH, from the coding sequence ATGGATTTCGCTTATTCGCCCAAGGTGCAAGAACTGCGTGAGCGCGTGACCGCGTTCATGGACACCTATGTCTATCCAGCCGAAGCGGTTTTCGAGCGCCAGGTCGCCGAGGGTGACCGCTGGCAGCCGACCGCGATCATGGAAGAACTCAAACTCAAGGCCAAGGCTGAAGGCCTGTGGAATTTGTTTCTGCCTGAGTCCGAGCTCGGCGCCGGCCTGACCAACCTCGAATACGCTCCGCTGGCGGAAATCATGGGGCGCTCGCTCCTGGGGCCTGAGCCGTTCAACTGCTCGGCGCCGGACACGGGCAACATGGAAGTGCTGGTGCGCTACGCCAACGAAGAACAGAAACAACGCTGGCTCGAACCCTTGCTGCGCGGTGAGATTCGCTCGGCGTTCGCCATGACCGAACCGGACGTGGCGTCCTCCGACGCCACCAACATGGCCGCCCGCGCCGTGCGCGACGGTGACGAGTGGGTGATCAACGGCAAGAAATGGTGGACCTCCGGAGCCTGCGATCCGCGCTGCAAGATCCTGATCTTCATGGGCCTGAGCAATCCCGACGCACCGCGCCATGCGCAGCACTCGATGATTCTGGTGCCAGTGGACACCCCCGGCGTGAAAATCTTGCGTCCGTTGCCGGTGTTCGGTTACGACGACGCGCCCCACGGTCACGCCGAAGTGCTGTTTGAAAATGTCCGGGTGCCGTACGAAAACGTCCTGTTGGGTGAAGGACGAGGCTTCGAAATTGCCCAGGGGCGTCTGGGCCCGGGGCGGATTCACCACTGCATGCGTTCGATCGGCATGGCGGAGCGTGCGCTGGAACTGATGTGCAAACGCTCGGTGAACCGCACCGCGTTCGGCAAACCCCTGGCGCGCCTGGGCGGTAACATTGACAAGATCGCCGATTCGCGGATGGAGATCGACATGGCCCGCCTGCTGACACTCAAGGCGGCGTACATGATGGACACCGTCGGCAACAAAGTGGCGAAGAGCGAGATCGCGCAGATCAAGGTGGTGGCGCCGAACGTCGCCCTGCGCGTGATCGACCGGGCGATCCAGATCCATGGCGGGGCAGGGGTGTCCAACGATTTCCCGCTGGCCTACATGTATGCCATGCAGCGAACCCTGCGCCTGGCTGACGGGCCGGATGAAGTGCACCGCGCGGCGATCGGCAAGTTCGAGATCGGCAAGTACGTGCCTAAAGAGATGTTGCGCAGCAGTCACTAA
- a CDS encoding TatD family hydrolase — MQLIDIGVNLTNPSFADKHQAVLDRAYAAGVCQLVLTGTNVEGSEQALELCQQLDETAQRLFATAGVHPHAASDWNADSARRLRSLLKETNIVAVGECGLDFNRDFSPRAQQEKVLEEHLALAVELQMPVFLHERDASQRLLEILRDYRDQLPAAVVHCFTGDKKALFSYLDLDLHIGITGWICDERRGTHLHPLVKEIKRGRLMLESDAPYLLPRSLRPKPKNGRNEPAYLTEVLREVALHRGESQEDLAAHTTACARAFYGLPSVD, encoded by the coding sequence ATGCAACTCATCGATATCGGCGTCAACCTGACCAACCCCAGTTTTGCCGACAAACACCAGGCTGTACTGGACCGCGCCTATGCCGCCGGGGTCTGCCAATTGGTGCTCACCGGCACCAATGTCGAGGGCAGCGAGCAGGCGCTGGAGTTGTGCCAGCAACTGGACGAAACAGCGCAGCGGCTGTTCGCCACCGCCGGTGTGCATCCCCATGCGGCCAGCGACTGGAATGCCGACAGCGCACGTCGCCTGCGCAGCCTGCTGAAGGAAACGAACATCGTGGCGGTCGGTGAATGCGGCCTGGATTTCAACCGCGATTTTTCACCGCGTGCGCAACAGGAGAAAGTCCTCGAAGAACACCTGGCGCTGGCGGTCGAACTGCAAATGCCGGTGTTCCTGCACGAACGCGATGCCAGCCAGCGCCTGCTGGAGATCCTGCGCGACTACCGCGATCAGTTGCCGGCCGCCGTGGTGCACTGCTTCACCGGCGATAAGAAAGCCTTGTTCAGTTACCTGGACCTGGATTTGCACATCGGCATTACCGGCTGGATCTGTGATGAGCGCCGGGGCACGCATTTGCACCCCTTGGTCAAGGAGATCAAACGCGGGCGCTTGATGCTGGAGAGCGATGCGCCGTACCTGTTACCGCGCAGCCTGCGCCCCAAACCGAAAAACGGGCGCAACGAGCCGGCGTATCTGACGGAAGTGTTACGTGAGGTGGCCTTGCACCGCGGCGAAAGCCAGGAAGACCTGGCCGCCCACACTACAGCATGCGCGCGGGCGTTCTACGGGTTGCCCAGCGTGGATTGA
- a CDS encoding transglycosylase SLT domain-containing protein, producing MIRPSVLLLLCCSLLLPMSAVARLPGPLQAVPAAKVRDLTDIRSSRVLRVLVNQSRNSSGEVQGQAIGVEYHRLRAFEQYLNGHARDGQEITLKIIPRAKDQLLGALQRGEGDLVAPGELLDLQPGFAVSSSEPVASNIPLVLVGIKGERRYTRLEQLSGKTLALPNGSAAGDAISQINQKLALHKLPPVKIEWVDPSLAVEDVLEMVQGGIFHLTIVEQPIAERWGKILPKLRIDRQVLISEPGEEYWFVRRDASMLRASIDRFLAGYKKPSDQDAAFLRIYRRQYQVHYPLAKADRQRLEKLRPVLQKHASAQDMDWLNLAALAFKESGLQPSARSGGAPTGLMQITPSAAQRVGVSNIQELDANVQAGAKYLAMIRRKFFASPKLNERERMAFVLAAYNIGPERVQGMRAEAWRRGLNPNQWFFQVERIAMEQVGMGPVSYVNSVNKYYLAFDRERESLEPQGQKVALRK from the coding sequence ATGATTCGTCCCTCGGTTTTGCTACTGCTGTGTTGCTCGCTGCTGCTGCCGATGTCGGCGGTTGCGCGGCTGCCCGGGCCGCTGCAAGCCGTACCGGCGGCCAAGGTCCGTGACCTCACGGACATCCGCAGCAGTCGCGTGCTGCGCGTGCTGGTCAACCAGAGCCGCAACAGCTCCGGCGAAGTCCAGGGCCAGGCCATTGGCGTCGAATACCATCGCTTGCGCGCTTTCGAGCAATACCTCAACGGCCACGCCCGCGACGGCCAGGAAATCACCCTCAAGATCATTCCCAGGGCCAAGGATCAACTGCTCGGTGCGTTGCAGCGCGGGGAGGGCGACCTGGTGGCCCCCGGCGAACTGCTGGACCTGCAGCCGGGCTTTGCCGTCAGCAGCAGTGAACCGGTTGCCAGTAACATCCCGTTGGTTCTGGTGGGGATCAAGGGCGAGCGTCGCTACACCCGTCTCGAACAACTGTCGGGTAAAACCCTGGCGTTGCCCAACGGCAGCGCCGCCGGCGACGCCATCAGCCAGATCAATCAAAAGCTGGCGTTGCACAAGCTGCCGCCCGTGAAGATCGAGTGGGTCGACCCGAGCCTGGCAGTCGAGGACGTGCTGGAGATGGTCCAGGGCGGGATCTTTCACCTGACCATCGTCGAGCAACCGATTGCCGAACGCTGGGGCAAGATCCTGCCGAAATTGCGTATCGATCGCCAGGTGCTCATCAGCGAGCCAGGCGAAGAGTACTGGTTCGTGCGCCGCGACGCGTCGATGCTGCGGGCCAGCATCGATCGTTTCCTGGCGGGCTATAAAAAGCCGTCGGATCAGGATGCCGCGTTCCTGCGGATCTATCGCCGCCAGTACCAGGTCCACTATCCCCTGGCCAAGGCTGACCGCCAGCGTCTGGAAAAGCTGCGGCCGGTGCTGCAAAAGCATGCGAGCGCCCAGGACATGGACTGGCTGAACCTGGCGGCGCTGGCGTTCAAGGAGTCCGGCCTGCAGCCCTCAGCCCGCAGTGGCGGTGCGCCGACCGGGCTGATGCAGATCACGCCGTCAGCGGCGCAACGTGTGGGCGTGAGCAACATCCAGGAGCTGGATGCCAACGTGCAGGCCGGGGCCAAGTACCTGGCAATGATTCGCCGCAAGTTCTTCGCCAGCCCCAAGCTCAATGAGCGCGAGCGCATGGCCTTTGTGCTGGCGGCCTACAACATCGGCCCGGAGCGGGTGCAGGGAATGCGCGCGGAAGCCTGGCGCCGCGGGTTGAACCCCAACCAGTGGTTTTTCCAGGTTGAACGCATCGCCATGGAGCAGGTGGGAATGGGACCTGTCAGCTATGTTAATAGCGTGAACAAGTACTACTTGGCGTTCGATCGGGAGCGGGAGTCGTTGGAGCCCCAAGGGCAAAAAGTTGCCCTTCGTAAATGA
- a CDS encoding DoxX family protein, which yields MSTLINKVLFTRAGYGLTVLRIFVGIIFAAHGSQKLFGAFGGYGLAGTAQYMESIGLAPGYLMATLAGGTEFFGGLALIIGLLVRPAALGLTFLSLVAIFTVHISNGLFMANNGYEFALALLGGSIAVLIEGAGKLSADRAIAG from the coding sequence ATGAGCACACTGATCAACAAGGTATTGTTTACCCGCGCTGGCTACGGCCTGACTGTTTTGCGGATTTTCGTCGGCATCATCTTCGCTGCCCACGGTTCGCAAAAACTCTTCGGGGCATTCGGTGGCTATGGCCTGGCGGGCACCGCGCAGTACATGGAAAGCATCGGCCTGGCACCGGGCTACCTGATGGCGACGCTGGCGGGTGGTACCGAGTTCTTTGGTGGCCTGGCATTGATCATCGGCTTGCTGGTACGTCCGGCGGCACTGGGACTGACCTTCCTTTCTCTGGTGGCGATCTTTACCGTTCACATCAGTAACGGCCTGTTCATGGCCAACAACGGCTATGAATTCGCCCTGGCGTTGCTGGGCGGCAGTATCGCGGTGCTGATCGAAGGCGCCGGCAAGCTGTCGGCGGATCGCGCCATTGCCGGGTAA